In Trichocoleus desertorum NBK24, the following are encoded in one genomic region:
- a CDS encoding YihY/virulence factor BrkB family protein encodes MLSARFIRFFQHLNWTTIRQVIDSAGKQRLPGLSAEMAYSAMLGMFPAILALLTAIGLFESLQGTLQTLASQLSQVAPDEVQALIENFVRGISQTRNRSLFSLSFIAAIWASSGALSAAMTAFDHIQQIPPEQTRSFWKAKLVSLALTVGTILLLLVASFLMFISDLIIKHVASQSGFLGSGLLSTWRLLSWPSALGIVSAAFAFIYRYGPSKWKLGTPIMPGAVMAAVSWAMLSSLFRFYVSHFGDFNRAYGAIGAVIVLLLWLYLSSLVLLIGNQLNVTVGAAMQQQHQQKILQATQSARSLQPSDNASPDGQK; translated from the coding sequence ATGCTATCAGCTCGTTTTATTCGCTTTTTTCAACACCTAAACTGGACAACAATTAGACAAGTCATTGATTCTGCTGGCAAGCAGCGGTTACCAGGTCTCTCGGCAGAAATGGCCTACAGTGCCATGCTGGGAATGTTTCCAGCGATTCTAGCTCTACTGACCGCGATCGGATTGTTTGAATCTCTGCAAGGGACGCTGCAAACTTTAGCTTCTCAACTCAGTCAAGTCGCCCCTGACGAGGTGCAAGCTTTAATTGAAAACTTTGTGCGAGGTATCAGCCAAACTCGCAACCGCAGCTTATTTTCTCTCAGTTTCATTGCGGCGATTTGGGCTTCTTCCGGCGCGTTGAGTGCGGCAATGACCGCCTTTGATCATATCCAGCAAATTCCACCAGAGCAAACCCGCTCGTTTTGGAAAGCTAAATTAGTTTCCTTAGCGCTTACGGTGGGCACAATTTTGCTGCTGCTGGTGGCATCTTTCTTGATGTTTATTAGTGACTTAATTATTAAACATGTCGCGAGTCAAAGTGGCTTTTTAGGATCAGGGCTGCTGTCCACTTGGCGGTTACTCAGTTGGCCGTCAGCGCTAGGCATTGTCTCGGCGGCATTTGCTTTTATTTATCGCTATGGGCCGAGCAAATGGAAACTGGGAACGCCGATTATGCCTGGAGCAGTAATGGCGGCAGTATCTTGGGCCATGCTCTCCAGTTTGTTTCGGTTTTATGTATCCCACTTTGGCGACTTCAACCGAGCCTATGGAGCAATTGGCGCGGTCATTGTCTTGTTGCTGTGGCTCTACTTAAGCTCGTTAGTTTTGCTAATTGGCAACCAGTTAAATGTCACCGTTGGCGCAGCTATGCAGCAGCAACACCAGCAGAAAATTCTTCAAGCAACTCAATCAGCGCGCTCGTTGCAGCCCAGCGACAATGCCAGTCCCGATGGTCAAAAATAG
- a CDS encoding diguanylate cyclase domain-containing protein, which yields MARRGDRCLQQVADVLRQTAKRPADLAARYGGEEFAILLPNTEEAGATLVAAEIRNNIKAVQIHHAQSSVADCVTLSLGIACLVPQSDMAPMTKLYIRHRWRDAIAIWFIDNGAQKVIAPKKI from the coding sequence TTGGCTAGAAGGGGCGATCGTTGTTTGCAACAAGTGGCTGATGTATTGCGTCAAACTGCTAAGCGGCCTGCCGATCTAGCAGCTCGTTATGGGGGTGAGGAGTTTGCCATCCTGTTACCTAATACAGAAGAAGCAGGTGCTACCTTAGTGGCAGCGGAGATCCGAAATAATATTAAAGCGGTGCAAATTCATCATGCCCAATCATCTGTTGCCGATTGTGTCACCTTGAGTTTGGGCATTGCTTGTTTGGTACCGCAATCTGATATGGCTCCTATGACAAAGCTCTATATCAGGCACCGATGGCGGGACGCGATCGCTATTTGGTTTATAGATAATGGCGCACAAAAAGTCATAGCACCCAAAAAGATTTAA
- a CDS encoding SWIM zinc finger domain-containing protein: protein MSDTKTLPRLTEAQVRQLATKQSFERGDRYYRNGAIISPMRQGLELRADCQGSDLYFCRATLGSKDGVTTATCSCEYDWGGICKHLVAMLLTYVHQLEIFEVIPPLEELLASRSHTELVALIGQMLTRHPDLLTLIELSAPRPQGKPLDLSTYRRQVQRAFRRQEMEAIAEDLSDLQEVADRLFQQGDWFNAGMFYQMLLQESTEHYDYEVQSIDYDGEVGIVIQDIVEGLDNCLAASQDLDHSIRRDWLTTCFEAYLRDLQLGGIDFAAGALDAVLNWATQTDWIWLEQRIREEINRLGPRDRWAKDSLVKLLAAQHSQDGDSQAANAIIHELGSAEQRAFVLIEEGKFTEAIALTEENFTHLPGLVIQFAEALVQAGAHQQAFQFMSKQNPQNARWGYQDWLAIYHETHSDPQTALEAYQQLFQVSPSLERYKKLQELAQQAQATWEPLRKDISKNFERQKQWSMLIEISLYERDIERALELVSQYPSGNYKAKVARAAEQTKPEAAIALYQELVEQAIAGRSRSTYQTAAQYLKRIQPLFAATDNPMGWETYLKKIRSDYKRLPALQDELDQAGLAKL, encoded by the coding sequence ATGTCTGACACAAAAACTCTACCTCGTTTAACCGAAGCACAGGTTCGTCAACTTGCCACCAAGCAGAGCTTTGAACGGGGCGATCGCTACTACCGTAACGGTGCAATTATCAGCCCAATGCGTCAGGGATTGGAATTGCGGGCAGATTGCCAAGGCTCAGACCTCTATTTCTGCCGTGCCACTTTAGGCAGTAAAGATGGGGTAACTACGGCTACTTGTAGCTGCGAATATGATTGGGGTGGCATTTGTAAGCATCTCGTGGCAATGCTTCTGACCTATGTGCATCAGTTAGAAATCTTTGAGGTCATACCTCCTTTAGAAGAGTTACTTGCTTCCCGCAGCCATACAGAGCTAGTAGCTTTGATTGGGCAAATGCTGACTCGTCATCCAGATTTGCTCACGTTGATAGAACTGTCTGCGCCTCGGCCTCAAGGGAAACCACTGGATCTTTCTACTTATCGCCGTCAAGTGCAACGCGCGTTTCGTCGTCAGGAGATGGAAGCGATCGCCGAAGACCTATCTGATCTCCAAGAAGTTGCAGATCGGTTATTCCAGCAAGGAGATTGGTTCAATGCTGGCATGTTCTACCAAATGCTGCTTCAAGAATCAACGGAGCACTATGACTACGAAGTGCAAAGTATTGATTATGACGGTGAGGTTGGGATTGTGATTCAAGATATTGTCGAAGGTTTAGATAATTGCTTGGCAGCATCTCAGGATCTTGATCACTCAATTCGGCGCGACTGGCTGACCACTTGCTTTGAGGCTTACCTGAGAGATCTGCAGCTAGGTGGCATTGACTTTGCTGCGGGTGCCCTCGATGCAGTTCTAAACTGGGCAACCCAGACAGACTGGATTTGGCTGGAGCAACGAATTCGCGAAGAAATTAATCGGTTGGGGCCGCGCGATCGCTGGGCTAAAGATTCACTGGTTAAACTGTTGGCCGCACAGCACAGTCAAGATGGAGACAGCCAAGCTGCTAATGCAATCATTCATGAATTAGGGAGTGCCGAACAACGCGCTTTCGTCTTGATTGAGGAAGGAAAGTTTACCGAAGCGATCGCCTTGACTGAAGAGAACTTCACCCACCTACCAGGATTAGTGATCCAGTTCGCAGAGGCTCTTGTGCAAGCAGGCGCACATCAACAAGCCTTTCAGTTTATGAGTAAACAGAATCCCCAGAATGCTCGTTGGGGCTATCAAGATTGGTTGGCTATATATCATGAGACACACAGCGATCCACAAACGGCTCTAGAAGCTTACCAGCAGCTTTTTCAAGTCTCTCCGTCATTAGAGCGTTACAAAAAACTGCAAGAATTAGCGCAACAGGCACAAGCTACGTGGGAACCTTTACGCAAAGACATCTCGAAGAATTTTGAGCGGCAAAAACAATGGTCAATGTTGATAGAAATTTCGCTGTATGAACGAGACATTGAACGCGCTTTAGAATTGGTTTCTCAGTATCCTAGTGGCAACTACAAGGCAAAAGTGGCACGGGCTGCCGAGCAAACAAAACCTGAAGCTGCGATCGCGCTTTATCAAGAACTGGTTGAGCAAGCGATCGCCGGACGCAGTCGATCGACGTATCAAACAGCAGCTCAATATCTGAAGCGGATACAGCCCCTCTTTGCTGCAACGGATAATCCAATGGGTTGGGAGACATATCTCAAAAAGATTCGCTCGGACTACAAGAGATTGCCAGCTCTACAAGATGAGTTAGACCAAGCAGGATTGGCAAAGTTATAG
- a CDS encoding Uma2 family endonuclease → MSVTVAKWTIDEYHRIIAAGILDHRRVELLKGEIVEMAPEGEAHAYFSSEAGDYLSRLLGDRALIRAAKPITLPNNSEPEPDIAVVQRLGREYLQHHPYPENVFWLIEYSDSTLEKDLEFKSKVYAEAGIPEYWVADLKQRQLIVFRDPQDGEYTSKTTLTQGTISPVAFPDVALLVSSIISI, encoded by the coding sequence ATGAGCGTCACTGTTGCTAAGTGGACGATAGATGAATACCATCGCATAATCGCGGCAGGTATTTTGGATCATCGCCGGGTGGAATTGCTGAAGGGAGAAATTGTTGAGATGGCACCGGAGGGAGAAGCTCATGCTTATTTCAGCAGTGAAGCAGGAGACTATCTCAGTCGATTACTGGGCGATCGCGCTCTCATTCGTGCAGCTAAACCGATTACATTACCCAACAACTCCGAGCCAGAACCAGATATTGCAGTTGTGCAGCGGTTAGGGCGAGAGTACTTACAGCATCACCCTTATCCAGAAAACGTTTTTTGGCTGATTGAATACTCAGACTCCACTTTAGAAAAAGATTTGGAGTTCAAAAGCAAGGTCTATGCTGAAGCTGGAATTCCGGAGTATTGGGTAGCCGACCTAAAACAGAGGCAACTAATCGTGTTCCGTGATCCTCAAGATGGGGAGTACACATCAAAAACAACTCTCACCCAAGGAACAATTTCCCCTGTCGCCTTTCCAGATGTGGCTCTATTGGTTAGCTCCATTATCAGTATCTAG
- a CDS encoding type II toxin-antitoxin system RelE/ParE family toxin, which produces MTYRIEISSVAEAEADAAFIQLSQFMSAEKARQWYAGLLKAIASLSEMPKRCPLARENQYFSQEIRQLLYGRGRNSYRVLFTVIEGNTASTVRILHVRHAAQISLGESQGTDES; this is translated from the coding sequence ATGACGTATCGCATCGAAATTTCCAGCGTGGCAGAAGCAGAGGCAGACGCTGCATTTATTCAACTGTCCCAATTTATGTCTGCTGAGAAGGCGAGACAGTGGTATGCAGGCTTGCTAAAAGCGATCGCGTCATTATCAGAAATGCCCAAACGCTGTCCGCTAGCACGAGAGAATCAATATTTTAGCCAAGAAATTCGGCAATTGCTTTACGGTCGAGGACGTAACTCATACCGTGTTCTTTTCACTGTTATTGAAGGTAATACAGCATCTACCGTTCGGATTCTTCACGTTCGACATGCTGCCCAAATTAGTCTAGGTGAGAGCCAGGGAACGGATGAAAGTTAA
- a CDS encoding ISH3 family transposase, with protein MTTYPSSLSPAPALTDEGTLEAALDCLLESVPLNMKGGYTPQDLFEILLRAASRGDSIEHTAQRLQGTPSGNGIRYHLDKLDEMATLESQLNAALQSRIPPKICRRQHRIAIDLHLIPYYGNPSEVEAPYIYRSQAKAGTTSFFAYATVYVVCRHKRVTLGIHAVHRQETLVATLTYLLARLSPLRVRVKRLYLDRGFYSVPVIRWLKALQIPFLMPAVIRGKTGGTRQLLRGRRSYQTPYTLNSPQYGSVSCQMRVICNYYKGLKGKHGIQYTVYVLHRVKVALHQTHRHYRDRFGIETSYRIKNQCRIRTTSKNPVTRFLFVALAFVLVNLWVYLLWFFISWTQRGGRVVYRELFALKTMLEFLSQAVERHFPVITAIYLPALE; from the coding sequence ATGACGACCTACCCATCTTCATTATCTCCTGCTCCCGCTCTGACCGATGAAGGGACACTGGAAGCTGCCCTTGATTGTCTACTCGAGTCTGTTCCACTGAACATGAAAGGCGGATACACCCCCCAAGACCTATTCGAGATCCTGCTGCGGGCTGCCAGCCGAGGCGATAGCATCGAACACACGGCTCAACGCTTGCAAGGTACACCCAGTGGTAATGGTATCCGCTATCACTTGGACAAGTTGGATGAGATGGCCACACTGGAGAGCCAACTCAATGCGGCTCTGCAAAGCCGAATTCCACCCAAGATTTGCAGAAGGCAGCATCGCATTGCCATCGATTTACACTTAATTCCCTACTACGGCAACCCAAGTGAGGTGGAGGCTCCCTACATCTACCGCTCTCAAGCTAAAGCTGGAACTACCTCATTCTTCGCCTATGCCACCGTCTATGTCGTCTGTCGTCACAAACGTGTGACCCTAGGGATTCATGCAGTGCATCGTCAAGAAACCTTAGTGGCGACCCTGACTTATTTGCTCGCAAGGTTGAGTCCGCTGCGAGTCCGAGTCAAACGGCTTTACTTGGATCGAGGGTTTTATAGTGTCCCTGTCATCCGTTGGCTGAAGGCATTGCAGATTCCCTTCCTGATGCCTGCGGTGATTCGGGGCAAAACTGGAGGAACCCGTCAACTGCTAAGGGGACGGCGCAGCTACCAGACACCCTACACCCTCAACAGTCCCCAGTATGGTTCGGTCAGCTGTCAGATGCGGGTGATTTGTAACTATTACAAAGGGCTCAAGGGCAAGCATGGGATTCAATACACTGTCTATGTACTGCACCGGGTGAAGGTTGCCCTACACCAGACCCATCGGCATTACAGAGACCGGTTTGGCATTGAGACCAGTTACAGGATCAAGAACCAGTGTCGCATCCGCACCACGAGTAAAAATCCTGTAACCCGCTTTCTGTTTGTCGCTCTAGCGTTTGTCTTGGTCAATCTTTGGGTGTATTTGCTGTGGTTCTTTATCAGTTGGACGCAACGAGGAGGACGAGTGGTTTACCGGGAACTGTTTGCGCTCAAGACAATGCTGGAGTTCCTATCCCAAGCAGTGGAGCGGCATTTTCCAGTCATCACAGCAATCTACTTACCCGCTCTGGAATGA
- a CDS encoding ISH3 family transposase encodes MTTYPSSFSPAPALTDEGTLEAALDCLLESVPLNMEGGYTPQDLFEILLRAASRGDSIEHTAQRLQGVPSGNGIRYHLDKLDEMATLESQLNAALQSRIPPKIRRKKHRLAIDLHLIPYYGNPSEVEAPYIYRSQAKAGTTSFFAYATVYVVCRHKRVTLGIHAVHRQETLVATLTYLLARLSPLRVRVKRLYLDRGFYSVPVIRWLKALQIPFLMPAVIRGKTGGTRQLLRGRRSYQTRYTLNSPQYGSVNCQMRVICNYYKGLKGKHGIQYTVYVLHRVKIALHQTHRHYRDRFGIETSYRIKNQCRIRTTSKNPVTRFLFVALAFVLVNLWVYLLWFFISWAQRGGRVVYRELFALKTMLEFLSQAVERHFPVITAIYLPALE; translated from the coding sequence ATGACGACCTACCCATCCTCATTCTCTCCTGCTCCCGCTTTAACCGACGAAGGGACACTGGAAGCCGCCCTTGATTGTCTACTCGAGTCTGTTCCACTGAACATGGAAGGTGGATACACCCCCCAAGACCTATTCGAGATCCTGCTACGCGCTGCCAGTCGAGGGGATAGCATCGAACACACGGCTCAACGCTTACAAGGCGTGCCTAGTGGTAATGGTATCCGCTATCACTTGGACAAATTAGATGAGATGGCGACCTTGGAGAGCCAACTTAATGCAGCTCTGCAAAGCCGAATTCCACCCAAGATTCGCAGAAAAAAGCATCGCCTTGCTATCGACTTACACTTGATTCCCTACTACGGCAACCCGAGTGAGGTGGAGGCTCCCTACATCTACCGCTCTCAAGCTAAAGCTGGAACTACCTCATTCTTCGCCTATGCCACCGTCTATGTCGTCTGTCGTCACAAACGTGTGACCCTGGGGATTCATGCAGTGCATCGGCAGGAAACCTTAGTGGCGACCCTAACTTATCTGCTAGCAAGGTTGAGTCCGCTGCGAGTCCGGGTCAAACGGCTTTACCTGGACCGAGGGTTTTATAGTGTCCCTGTCATCCGTTGGCTGAAGGCATTACAGATTCCCTTCCTGATGCCTGCGGTGATTCGGGGCAAAACTGGAGGAACCCGTCAACTGCTAAGGGGACGGCGCAGCTACCAGACCCGCTACACCCTCAACAGCCCCCAGTATGGTTCGGTCAACTGTCAGATGCGGGTCATTTGTAACTATTACAAAGGGCTCAAGGGCAAGCATGGGATTCAATACACTGTCTATGTACTGCACCGGGTGAAGATTGCCCTACACCAGACCCATCGACATTACAGAGATCGTTTTGGCATTGAAACCAGCTACAGGATCAAGAACCAGTGTCGCATCCGCACCACGAGTAAAAATCCTGTAACGCGCTTTTTGTTTGTTGCTCTAGCGTTTGTCCTGGTCAATCTTTGGGTGTATTTGCTGTGGTTCTTCATCAGTTGGGCGCAACGAGGAGGACGAGTGGTTTACCGAGAACTGTTTGCCCTCAAGACAATGCTGGAATTCCTGTCCCAGGCAGTGGAGCGGCATTTTCCAGTCATCACAGCCATCTACTTACCCGCTCTGGAATGA
- the metH gene encoding methionine synthase — protein MTSPFLARLHSPDRPVLVFDGAMGTSLQTQNLTAEDFGGPEYEGCNEYLIHTKPEAVVKVHRDFLIAGADVIETDTFGASSFVLAEYDLADKAYYLNKAAAELAKGVAAEFSTPEKPRFVAGSMGPGTKLPTLGNIDYDTLKAAFAEQAEGLFDGGVDLFIIETCQDVLQIKAALNAVESVFQKKGDRRALMVSVTMEVQGTMLVGSDISAVLSILEPYAIDILGLNCATGPDRMAEHIKYLCEYSPFVVSCIPNAGLPENVGGHAHYKLTPMELRMALMRFIEDWGVQVIGGCCGTRPDHIQQLAEVAQTLTPKTREVRPSSEATGRAPIHYVPSAASIYSAQPYEQDNSFLIVGERLNASGSKKCRDLLNAEDWDGLVSLAKAQVREGAHILDVNVDYVGRDGVRDMRELVSRLVTNVTLPLMLDSTEWEKMEAGLKVAGGKCLLNSTNYEDGEDRFFKVLELAKEYGAGVVVGTIDEEGMARTAERKFAIAQRAYRAAVEYGIPAHEIFFDPLALPISTGIEEDRANGKATIEAIRRIRTELPGCHMILGVSNISFGLNPAARIVLNSMFLHEAMEAGMDAAIVSPNKILPLAKIEPEHQEVCRKLIYDERQFEGDVCVYDPLGELTTLFEGKTTKRDRSEDDKLPVEERLKRHIIDGERIGLEEQLTKALEKYPPLEIVNTFLLDGMKVVGELFGSGQMQLPFVLQSAETMKAAVAHLEPFMEKEESGQAKGTVVIATVKGDVHDIGKNLVDIILTNNGYKVVNIGIKQPVDNIIEAYEKHQADCIAMSGLLVKSTAFMKENLEIFNERGITVPVILGGAALTPKFVNEDCRRAYKGQVIYGKDAFSDLHFMDKLMPAKAAGEWDDRVGFLGEERGVRSEELEQELSAQGDNAIASNDSGLPLTPDSSPLTENTQRSEAIAIDIPRPTPPFWGTQVLQPEDIPVEELFEYLDLQALIAGQWQFRKPREQSREEYDAFLQEKVYPVLEQWKQKIVEEKLLHPQAIYGYFPCQAEGNSLHLYDPSVGTNSSPLPEPTATFKFPRQRSLRRFCIADFFAPKESGQIDVFPMQAVTMGEIATEYAKKLFEGNNYTDYLYFHGLAVQMAEALAEWLHARIRRELGFGNEDPANIRDILAQRYRGSRYSFGYPACPNMQDQYKLLDLLGSDRIHLHMDESEQLYPEQSTTAMIVYHPEAKYFSA, from the coding sequence ATGACTAGCCCCTTCCTCGCGCGTCTTCACAGTCCCGATCGCCCTGTTCTTGTGTTTGATGGGGCAATGGGCACCTCGCTGCAAACCCAGAACCTAACGGCTGAAGACTTTGGTGGACCAGAGTACGAAGGGTGCAATGAGTATTTAATCCACACGAAGCCAGAAGCCGTTGTCAAGGTGCATCGCGACTTCCTGATTGCGGGAGCCGATGTCATTGAAACCGATACGTTTGGCGCTAGCTCGTTTGTGCTGGCTGAGTACGACTTGGCAGACAAAGCTTATTACCTCAACAAAGCTGCGGCTGAGCTGGCGAAGGGTGTAGCGGCTGAGTTTTCTACGCCAGAAAAACCGCGATTTGTGGCGGGTTCGATGGGGCCAGGAACCAAACTGCCGACGCTGGGCAACATCGACTACGACACCCTAAAAGCCGCTTTTGCCGAGCAAGCCGAAGGGCTGTTTGATGGTGGGGTGGACTTGTTTATTATCGAGACTTGCCAGGACGTGCTGCAAATTAAGGCGGCGCTGAATGCGGTGGAGTCGGTGTTTCAGAAGAAGGGCGATCGCCGGGCGTTGATGGTGTCGGTGACGATGGAAGTTCAGGGCACGATGCTGGTTGGCTCTGATATTAGTGCCGTATTGTCGATTCTGGAGCCGTACGCGATCGATATTTTGGGCCTCAACTGCGCCACTGGCCCCGATCGCATGGCCGAACACATCAAGTATCTGTGTGAATATTCGCCGTTTGTGGTTTCTTGTATCCCCAACGCAGGTCTACCCGAAAACGTTGGCGGTCACGCTCACTACAAGCTAACCCCGATGGAACTGCGGATGGCGTTGATGCGGTTTATCGAAGATTGGGGCGTGCAGGTAATTGGTGGTTGCTGCGGGACTCGACCCGATCACATTCAGCAATTAGCCGAGGTCGCTCAAACCCTCACGCCTAAAACTCGCGAAGTGCGCCCCTCCTCTGAGGCTACGGGTCGGGCGCCCATCCATTATGTGCCATCAGCGGCTTCGATCTACAGCGCTCAACCCTATGAGCAAGATAATTCGTTCTTGATTGTGGGTGAACGCCTCAATGCCAGCGGTTCTAAAAAGTGCCGCGACTTGCTCAACGCGGAAGATTGGGATGGCTTGGTGTCGCTGGCGAAGGCTCAGGTGCGCGAAGGAGCCCATATTCTTGATGTCAACGTCGATTATGTGGGACGCGACGGCGTGCGGGATATGCGGGAATTAGTGTCGCGCCTGGTGACGAACGTAACGCTGCCCCTGATGCTCGACTCGACCGAGTGGGAAAAGATGGAGGCGGGGCTGAAAGTTGCGGGCGGTAAGTGCCTACTGAACTCCACCAACTATGAAGACGGTGAAGATCGATTTTTCAAAGTCTTGGAACTGGCGAAAGAATATGGGGCGGGTGTGGTTGTCGGCACCATTGATGAAGAAGGAATGGCCCGCACCGCTGAGAGGAAATTCGCGATCGCTCAACGCGCCTATCGAGCCGCTGTGGAGTACGGCATCCCTGCCCACGAAATCTTCTTTGACCCGCTCGCCTTACCGATCTCGACTGGGATTGAGGAAGACCGCGCTAACGGCAAAGCCACGATTGAAGCGATTCGCCGGATTCGGACTGAGTTGCCTGGTTGCCACATGATTCTGGGTGTCTCCAATATCTCTTTCGGTCTGAACCCAGCCGCACGAATTGTCTTGAACTCGATGTTCTTGCATGAGGCGATGGAGGCAGGGATGGATGCCGCGATCGTCAGCCCTAACAAGATTCTGCCGTTGGCGAAGATCGAACCAGAACACCAAGAAGTGTGTCGCAAGCTGATTTATGATGAGCGGCAATTTGAGGGAGATGTTTGTGTTTATGATCCACTGGGCGAACTGACAACGTTGTTTGAGGGCAAGACTACCAAGCGCGATCGCTCAGAAGATGACAAACTCCCCGTTGAAGAACGCCTAAAGCGCCACATCATTGATGGTGAAAGAATTGGCTTAGAAGAACAACTCACCAAAGCCCTGGAGAAGTATCCTCCTTTGGAAATCGTCAACACCTTCTTGCTTGATGGCATGAAAGTCGTAGGCGAACTATTTGGCTCAGGGCAAATGCAACTTCCTTTCGTGTTGCAATCAGCAGAAACCATGAAAGCCGCCGTTGCCCATTTAGAACCATTCATGGAAAAGGAGGAATCGGGACAGGCCAAGGGAACGGTGGTAATTGCGACGGTAAAAGGAGATGTGCATGACATCGGCAAAAACCTAGTAGATATTATCCTCACCAACAACGGCTACAAAGTCGTCAACATCGGCATCAAGCAGCCTGTAGACAACATCATCGAGGCTTACGAAAAACATCAGGCCGACTGTATTGCCATGAGCGGTCTGCTGGTGAAATCCACCGCGTTCATGAAGGAGAACTTGGAGATATTCAACGAGCGAGGAATTACCGTTCCTGTGATTCTCGGTGGCGCAGCACTCACGCCCAAGTTCGTGAATGAAGATTGCCGTCGCGCCTACAAAGGCCAGGTAATCTACGGCAAAGATGCCTTCTCCGATCTACATTTCATGGATAAACTCATGCCTGCTAAAGCTGCGGGTGAATGGGACGATCGCGTGGGATTTTTAGGTGAGGAGAGAGGAGTGAGGAGTGAGGAGTTAGAGCAAGAACTTAGCGCTCAAGGAGATAACGCGATCGCCAGTAATGACTCTGGATTACCCCTCACCCCTGACTCCTCACCCCTCACTGAAAACACCCAGCGCTCAGAAGCGATCGCGATTGATATCCCTCGACCCACTCCTCCTTTCTGGGGTACACAAGTTTTACAACCTGAGGATATCCCTGTGGAGGAGCTATTTGAATATCTCGATCTGCAAGCACTGATCGCAGGGCAGTGGCAGTTTCGCAAGCCTAGAGAGCAATCTCGCGAAGAGTATGATGCTTTCTTGCAGGAGAAGGTTTATCCAGTTCTGGAGCAGTGGAAACAGAAGATCGTGGAGGAGAAACTACTCCATCCCCAAGCCATCTACGGATACTTCCCTTGTCAGGCGGAAGGAAACTCTCTGCATCTATATGATCCCTCTGTAGGAACCAATAGTTCGCCCTTACCAGAACCAACCGCGACCTTTAAATTCCCTCGTCAGCGATCGCTCCGTCGCTTCTGCATTGCCGATTTCTTCGCTCCCAAGGAGTCAGGCCAGATCGATGTTTTCCCGATGCAAGCGGTAACAATGGGCGAGATTGCCACGGAATATGCCAAAAAGTTATTTGAAGGTAACAACTACACCGACTATCTCTATTTCCACGGGCTAGCAGTGCAGATGGCGGAAGCTCTGGCTGAGTGGCTTCACGCTCGTATCCGTCGCGAACTTGGGTTTGGCAACGAAGACCCCGCAAACATCCGGGATATCTTGGCGCAGCGCTATCGGGGTTCTCGGTACAGCTTTGGTTATCCTGCCTGCCCAAATATGCAAGACCAGTACAAATTGCTGGACTTGTTAGGCAGCGATCGCATCCACTTACACATGGATGAAAGCGAACAACTCTATCCAGAGCAATCGACCACAGCGATGATTGTCTACCATCCTGAAGCGAAATACTTTAGCGCTTAA
- a CDS encoding YbhB/YbcL family Raf kinase inhibitor-like protein produces the protein MKLESSAFEADSLIPAKYTCDGANISPPLSWDAPPAETESLALIVDDPDAPVGIFVHWVVYDLPPETLHMPEGIAPQATLLKGGTHGKNDFGNLGYGGPCPPNGTHHYLFKLYALDRALSLQPGITKAQLEAAMNGHILAAAELVGHYARSR, from the coding sequence ATGAAACTTGAAAGTTCTGCGTTTGAGGCTGATAGCTTAATTCCCGCGAAGTACACCTGCGACGGTGCCAATATTTCTCCGCCTTTGAGCTGGGACGCACCACCCGCCGAAACGGAAAGCTTGGCGTTGATTGTGGATGATCCCGACGCTCCGGTCGGTATTTTTGTGCATTGGGTCGTTTACGACTTACCGCCAGAAACCCTCCACATGCCCGAAGGTATCGCTCCCCAAGCCACACTCCTCAAAGGCGGCACCCACGGTAAAAACGACTTTGGCAATCTAGGGTACGGAGGCCCCTGTCCTCCCAATGGCACCCACCACTATTTGTTCAAGCTCTACGCACTCGATCGGGCCTTATCTTTGCAGCCAGGAATCACTAAAGCGCAATTGGAAGCAGCCATGAATGGACATATTCTAGCGGCAGCGGAATTAGTGGGTCATTACGCCAGATCCCGCTGA